One window of the Halobacillus litoralis genome contains the following:
- a CDS encoding cyclic lactone autoinducer peptide, with product MKEKVERVMEKFIGVVTEFGVSCGEAALHRSCFAFLYEPEVPEELQDEEID from the coding sequence ATGAAAGAAAAAGTAGAAAGAGTGATGGAGAAATTCATAGGGGTAGTTACTGAGTTTGGAGTGTCATGTGGAGAGGCAGCTCTACATAGAAGTTGTTTTGCGTTCTTATATGAACCGGAAGTACCTGAAGAATTACAGGATGAAGAAATAGACTGA
- a CDS encoding thiopeptide-type bacteriocin biosynthesis protein, whose protein sequence is MWVSRHIFIHDYQLIDEFLAHHLLPFMDNEWPGEYFFIRYWDGGPHIRLRYKWEESRKGIDEELFEMLSEFCAEYEDWHFAPIDHDERVSKTEGGGAGIFYPNFSIQDIDYHPELVRYGGNTAMGASEDIFVASTQLASTVIQKISRNKRYAISFDLMYECGKLARKLGIIDSVEDFFKDYNLVWKHFSDQPEYPGLTDYLKQRTEKREMNGVVEAYKPYLSFLGEKMRMIIYHQESYDKQNVYYILISHIHMFNNRLGVSPEREYYFSKVLHEYHQRLSVPTVKQGG, encoded by the coding sequence ATGTGGGTGTCCAGACATATTTTTATTCATGATTATCAATTGATTGATGAATTCCTGGCCCATCACCTCTTACCATTTATGGATAATGAATGGCCAGGGGAATATTTTTTTATACGCTACTGGGATGGAGGGCCGCATATTCGTCTGCGCTATAAGTGGGAAGAATCAAGGAAAGGGATAGATGAGGAACTTTTCGAGATGCTGTCCGAATTTTGTGCAGAGTATGAAGACTGGCATTTCGCCCCTATCGATCATGATGAAAGAGTGAGCAAAACTGAAGGGGGAGGTGCTGGTATTTTCTATCCCAATTTCAGTATCCAGGATATAGATTATCACCCGGAGCTGGTGCGGTATGGAGGAAATACTGCGATGGGTGCATCTGAGGATATTTTTGTCGCTTCTACGCAATTGGCTAGTACTGTCATTCAGAAGATTTCTCGAAACAAAAGGTATGCGATCAGTTTTGATCTTATGTATGAGTGTGGGAAATTGGCAAGAAAGTTGGGAATCATTGACTCGGTAGAAGATTTTTTCAAGGATTACAATCTTGTTTGGAAGCATTTCAGTGATCAGCCTGAATATCCGGGTTTAACTGATTATCTAAAGCAACGAACGGAGAAGCGTGAAATGAATGGAGTAGTAGAGGCATACAAGCCATATTTGTCATTCCTTGGTGAAAAAATGCGCATGATTATCTATCATCAAGAGTCTTATGACAAACAGAATGTCTACTATATCCTTATCTCTCACATCCATATGTTCAATAATCGTTTGGGGGTCTCACCTGAAAGAGAATATTATTTTTCTAAGGTTTTGCATGAGTATCATCAGAGATTGTCGGTTCCTACTGTTAAACAGGGAGGGTAG
- a CDS encoding accessory gene regulator AgrB — protein MKGIQIQGMEMTEVVADRCASWLHKKSKGDRRRYLKMKLGFETLFINLSKMVVVYAVALWFQIFLATLLFHLSYYTIRRTSYGRHAGNSLMCSLISIVIFVGIPYVAPFIVLPTSMIILLFLINGWLIYKFAPSFTTKNRIPSRKKQLKLRNQSLGTCIIIMAVTLMISDSTAQTLLTSGATLASLLTIPNNIVKWRKVT, from the coding sequence ATGAAAGGGATACAGATTCAAGGTATGGAGATGACAGAAGTCGTAGCAGACAGGTGTGCAAGCTGGTTACATAAGAAAAGTAAAGGTGATCGCCGCCGTTACTTGAAGATGAAATTGGGGTTTGAAACGCTGTTCATCAACCTTTCGAAGATGGTGGTGGTGTATGCCGTTGCCTTATGGTTCCAAATTTTTCTCGCTACCCTGCTTTTCCATCTTTCTTATTATACGATACGAAGAACTTCTTATGGCAGACACGCAGGTAACAGCCTCATGTGCAGCCTCATCAGTATCGTAATCTTTGTAGGGATTCCTTATGTAGCTCCTTTCATTGTTTTGCCCACCTCAATGATCATTCTATTGTTTCTAATAAATGGTTGGTTGATTTATAAGTTTGCCCCCAGTTTTACGACTAAGAATCGAATTCCATCCAGGAAAAAGCAGCTAAAACTCCGCAATCAGTCTCTTGGTACATGTATTATCATTATGGCGGTTACCCTCATGATTTCCGATTCAACAGCACAGACACTTCTTACTTCGGGCGCCACATTAGCAAGTTTACTGACAATACCAAATAATATAGTGAAATGGAGGAAGGTAACATGA
- a CDS encoding nitroreductase family protein, protein MWKWDYKVGFENMFIDYHLSTINAPEYTSTQVYQHRERTLERTSGLVTKDLSFSLHDPDNFEKTLLDRRTWVTSFPQGRILDEQLIAHFAQIAFIGGEGERRTYPSGGAQYYVNIHFLFNENIVSPDLVHEGNICEVDADHNQLVFKDHIPWSTIQKSFIQEYLGATAQCAIVLSVPLSSISKKYTDISYKLVQQEAGHIGQNIQLVSTHLELKSVPLGGFYDMELSHLIGGRETVLYTFLIG, encoded by the coding sequence ATGTGGAAATGGGATTATAAGGTAGGGTTTGAAAACATGTTCATTGATTATCATCTCTCAACCATTAATGCTCCAGAATATACTTCAACACAAGTTTACCAACACCGTGAAAGAACGCTAGAGCGAACCTCCGGGCTTGTAACGAAAGATTTGTCCTTTTCTCTTCATGATCCGGACAATTTTGAAAAGACATTGTTGGATAGACGGACCTGGGTGACAAGTTTCCCTCAAGGACGAATCCTGGATGAGCAGTTGATTGCACACTTTGCTCAAATTGCCTTTATTGGAGGGGAGGGGGAGCGAAGGACATATCCCTCTGGTGGTGCTCAATATTACGTGAACATTCACTTTTTATTCAATGAAAATATAGTCTCCCCAGATTTGGTGCATGAGGGAAACATCTGTGAGGTGGATGCAGATCACAATCAGTTGGTTTTCAAAGATCATATACCGTGGTCGACGATTCAGAAATCTTTTATCCAAGAATACTTAGGGGCTACTGCACAATGTGCCATTGTCTTATCTGTTCCTTTATCCTCCATATCGAAGAAATACACAGATATTTCTTATAAGCTTGTCCAGCAAGAGGCGGGACATATCGGTCAGAATATTCAACTCGTTTCGACTCACTTGGAGCTGAAATCCGTCCCATTAGGCGGTTTTTATGATATGGAACTCAGTCACTTGATCGGAGGCCGAGAAACCGTATTGTATACATTCTTGATAGGGTAG